The bacterium DNA segment CAAGATCCAAAAGGGATCTAGATCGTGTTATTTGAGCCCGAGTTGCCTCCGGAGGAGATCGCAGAGGCTATCTTTGATTTCAGAATGACGAGGAATCGGTGCCTTTCTTCCATTTCTGGGGTTCATGTAAATGTCGTGGCCGGCACCATGTCTCTTGAGGAAACAGCCAGCATTGACAAGTTCCCGGATAAGCTCGTGCCGTTTCACACGGCTACCTCGATTTCCTTAACCTCCCGTCCCCCTGTGTCGGGGATGGTCTCCTCCTCCATCATCAGCCTGTAGGCTTCAGCAATGTTTCGCTGCAGCTCTTGGAGTGTCTCCCCCTGGCTGAAGACGCCCGGCACCTCTTTCAATCGGCCAATATACCAATCCTCGTCGATCCAGTACTGAAGAGTGAAGCGCCGGCTCATGGCATCCCTCCGCTTCCGGGCCTCCATGACCATCCGTAAGTGGGAAGATCACAAATGAATTCAATGGAATGCTAGAACGGTGCCAATCAGGTGTCAAGGGGGCTACCCGGCTCTCTTGCGGCTTCAAGCCCCAGTGCCTAACGGTTAGTCGTGTTACTTGAGTCACCTGAGGGGGGGGTGTGGGAAGGCGGGCTTCTTGGGTCAGCTTGGGCGTGAGGG contains these protein-coding regions:
- a CDS encoding type II toxin-antitoxin system HicA family toxin, yielding MKRHELIRELVNAGCFLKRHGAGHDIYMNPRNGRKAPIPRHSEIKDSLCDLLRRQLGLK
- a CDS encoding type II toxin-antitoxin system HicB family antitoxin; protein product: MSRRFTLQYWIDEDWYIGRLKEVPGVFSQGETLQELQRNIAEAYRLMMEEETIPDTGGREVKEIEVAV